The Tenacibaculum jejuense genome includes a window with the following:
- a CDS encoding AIR synthase related protein has protein sequence MSQEVSKRYAQRGVSASKEDVHNAIKNIDKGLFPKAFCKIVPDYLTNDDEHCLIMHADGAGTKSSLAYMYWKETGDVSVWKGIAQDALIMNIDDLLCVGATDNIMLSSTIGRNKNLIPGEVLSAIINGTEELIAELKEFGVTIHSTGGETADVGDLVRTIIVDSTVTARMKREDVIDNANIQAGDVIVGLASFGQASYEKEYNGGMGSNGLTSARHDVFNNYLAEKYPESFDAAVPSDLVYSGNVKLTDEVENSPIDAGKLVLSPTRTYAPIIKAILSKYKSDSIHGMIHCSGGAQTKILHFVDNLHIVKDNMFEIPPLFKLIQEQSKTDWKEMYQVFNCGHRMELYVKPDVAEEIIAISKSFNVDAQIIGRVEASENKKLTINSEFGTFEY, from the coding sequence ATGAGTCAAGAAGTTTCTAAGAGATACGCACAAAGAGGTGTTTCTGCATCTAAAGAAGATGTACACAATGCGATTAAGAATATCGATAAAGGTTTGTTTCCTAAAGCATTTTGTAAAATCGTACCAGATTATTTAACGAATGATGATGAACATTGTTTAATTATGCATGCAGATGGTGCTGGAACAAAATCATCTTTAGCATATATGTATTGGAAAGAAACTGGAGATGTTTCTGTATGGAAAGGTATTGCTCAAGATGCGTTAATCATGAATATTGATGATTTGTTATGTGTCGGAGCAACAGATAATATTATGTTATCTTCTACTATCGGAAGAAACAAGAATTTAATTCCAGGTGAAGTTTTATCGGCAATTATAAATGGAACGGAAGAGTTAATAGCAGAGTTGAAAGAATTTGGTGTAACAATTCATTCAACTGGTGGTGAAACTGCCGATGTTGGAGATTTAGTACGTACAATTATTGTAGATTCTACGGTAACTGCTCGTATGAAGCGCGAAGATGTAATCGATAATGCTAATATTCAAGCTGGAGATGTAATTGTAGGGTTGGCTTCTTTCGGTCAAGCTTCTTATGAAAAGGAATATAATGGAGGAATGGGAAGTAACGGATTAACTTCCGCTCGTCATGATGTTTTCAATAATTATTTAGCTGAAAAATATCCAGAGAGTTTTGATGCTGCTGTGCCTTCTGATTTAGTGTATTCAGGAAATGTAAAGCTTACTGATGAAGTTGAAAATTCACCAATTGATGCTGGTAAATTAGTGCTTTCTCCAACAAGAACTTATGCACCAATTATTAAAGCGATTTTATCAAAATATAAATCAGACTCGATTCACGGAATGATTCATTGTTCTGGTGGAGCGCAAACAAAAATTTTACACTTTGTAGATAATCTTCATATTGTAAAAGATAATATGTTCGAAATTCCACCATTATTTAAATTGATACAAGAGCAATCGAAAACAGATTGGAAAGAAATGTATCAAGTATTTAATTGCGGACATCGAATGGAGCTTTATGTGAAACCAGATGTTGCTGAAGAAATTATAGCTATTTCAAAATCATTTAATGTAGATGCTCAGATTATAGGTAGAGTAGAAGCTTCAGAAAATAAGAAGTTAACGATTAATAGTGAATTTGGTACTTTTGAGTACTAG
- a CDS encoding SPFH domain-containing protein, whose product MLTFFGILLILLGFASIVIKPFFKKVKDLEWLTTQKSITVIIVGVLLSITSGIFFYAEPGTAYAVQYPWGGQKAVFQQGLKTKMWGRLIPIQFEIPVKYVIPNKKGQLGDQSQYAYVDKSRQWEFNDAVKGKIATSIVISIDISDEKQFLSVADRNKTEKNLIRSRIIPNIDQSIKNTCKLMAAQDYISGQAADFDRYFQDQLENGMYVLEEYTENQKPEIIGDSTVTRTIPNKESRQKRFRIKMQNGEPVRVKGNSLKSYGLTVVQAVVTEIDWEETFDNRLQLQKEEVAQTQLEKQQAEREFYRAQKEKAKGEAEKAKERARLEKAQIQQTIAAETEAKVAEFNLTKEKKQYEVEQYKAKSKKLAADAQAYENQRLVTAGLTPQEKAEWEYKTAVGVAQQLKDLKLPTTYIEGSTGNKNSGNLLQSLIGAELAKKMIEKKK is encoded by the coding sequence ATGCTAACATTTTTCGGAATTTTATTAATCCTACTAGGATTTGCATCTATTGTAATAAAACCTTTCTTTAAAAAAGTAAAAGACTTAGAATGGTTAACAACACAAAAAAGCATTACCGTAATTATTGTAGGTGTATTACTAAGTATAACTTCTGGAATATTCTTTTACGCTGAACCTGGAACTGCTTATGCTGTTCAATATCCTTGGGGCGGACAAAAAGCAGTATTTCAACAAGGTTTAAAAACTAAAATGTGGGGAAGATTAATCCCTATACAATTTGAAATCCCAGTAAAATATGTGATACCAAATAAAAAAGGACAATTAGGAGATCAAAGTCAGTATGCCTATGTAGACAAATCACGTCAATGGGAATTTAACGACGCAGTAAAAGGGAAAATTGCTACATCAATTGTCATAAGTATCGATATTTCAGATGAAAAACAGTTTTTATCTGTCGCTGATAGAAACAAAACGGAAAAAAATTTAATACGATCTAGAATTATACCTAATATCGATCAATCTATAAAAAACACTTGTAAACTTATGGCTGCACAAGATTATATTTCAGGACAGGCTGCAGATTTCGACAGATATTTTCAAGATCAATTAGAAAATGGAATGTATGTTTTAGAAGAATATACTGAAAACCAAAAACCAGAGATTATTGGTGACAGTACTGTAACTAGAACTATTCCTAATAAAGAATCTCGTCAAAAAAGATTCAGAATTAAAATGCAAAATGGTGAACCTGTAAGAGTAAAAGGAAATTCATTAAAATCATACGGTTTAACTGTAGTACAAGCTGTAGTTACTGAAATTGATTGGGAAGAGACTTTTGACAACAGATTACAATTACAAAAAGAAGAAGTTGCACAAACACAATTAGAAAAACAACAAGCAGAAAGAGAATTTTACCGTGCACAAAAAGAAAAAGCAAAAGGAGAAGCAGAAAAAGCAAAAGAAAGAGCTAGACTAGAAAAAGCGCAGATACAACAAACTATTGCTGCAGAAACAGAAGCAAAAGTTGCTGAATTTAATTTAACAAAAGAAAAGAAACAATATGAAGTTGAGCAATACAAAGCTAAAAGTAAAAAACTAGCTGCCGATGCTCAAGCCTATGAAAATCAAAGATTGGTAACTGCAGGTTTAACCCCTCAAGAAAAAGCAGAATGGGAGTACAAGACTGCAGTGGGAGTTGCTCAACAATTGAAAGATTTGAAACTCCCAACTACCTACATAGAAGGAAGTACAGGAAACAAAAACAGTGGGAATTTGCTACAATCATTAATCGGAGCTGAGTTAGCTAAGAAAATGATAGAAAAGAAAAAGTGA
- a CDS encoding glutamine synthetase beta-grasp domain-containing protein: protein MAKSKLEYIWLDGYYPTQNMRSKTKVVEDFSGKIEDCPIWSFDGSSTKQAEGGDSDCLLKPVAIYPDPARDNGYLVMTEVLNADGTPHESNARATIDDDDNDFWFGFEQEYFIMDTHTQLPLGFPIGGYPGPQGMYYCSVGGKNTHGRDFVEEHADLCIAAGLNFEGINQEVASGQWEFQLFAKGAKKAGDEIWVARYLLDRLTEKYGFYIEYHPKPVKGDWNGSGMHANFSNTLLRTCGSKETYEKVCEAFRPVTKEHIAVYGEYNDQRLTGLHETASINDFSYGVSDRGASIRIPIITVEKGWKGWLEDRRPASNADPYKVAGRIVQTVKSADIK from the coding sequence ATGGCTAAATCTAAATTAGAATACATTTGGTTAGACGGATATTATCCAACACAAAACATGCGAAGCAAAACTAAAGTTGTTGAAGACTTTAGTGGAAAAATAGAAGACTGTCCTATTTGGTCTTTTGATGGATCATCTACAAAACAAGCTGAAGGAGGAGACTCTGATTGTTTATTAAAGCCTGTAGCTATTTATCCTGATCCAGCTCGTGACAACGGTTATTTAGTAATGACTGAAGTTTTAAATGCTGATGGTACTCCACACGAATCAAATGCAAGAGCTACTATTGATGATGATGATAATGATTTCTGGTTTGGATTTGAGCAAGAGTATTTTATTATGGATACGCACACTCAATTACCTTTAGGTTTCCCTATTGGTGGTTATCCTGGACCTCAAGGAATGTACTACTGTTCTGTAGGAGGTAAAAATACTCATGGTCGTGATTTTGTTGAAGAGCATGCTGATTTATGTATTGCTGCTGGTTTGAACTTTGAAGGAATTAACCAAGAAGTTGCTTCAGGGCAGTGGGAATTCCAATTATTTGCTAAAGGAGCTAAAAAAGCTGGTGATGAAATTTGGGTTGCTCGTTACTTATTAGATAGATTAACTGAGAAATACGGATTCTATATTGAATATCACCCAAAACCAGTAAAAGGAGACTGGAATGGTTCTGGTATGCATGCTAACTTCTCAAACACTTTATTAAGAACTTGTGGAAGCAAAGAAACTTACGAAAAAGTTTGTGAAGCATTTAGACCTGTAACTAAAGAGCATATTGCTGTTTATGGAGAATACAACGACCAACGTTTAACAGGATTACACGAAACAGCTTCAATTAACGATTTTAGCTATGGTGTATCTGATAGAGGAGCTTCTATCCGTATTCCAATTATTACTGTAGAAAAAGGATGGAAAGGATGGTTAGAAGATCGTCGTCCAGCTTCAAATGCTGATCCATACAAAGTAGCAGGAAGAATCGTTCAAACTGTAAAAAGCGCAGATATTAAGTAA
- a CDS encoding calcium/sodium antiporter: MSIVYVLIGLVLLVFGGDFLVKASVGLSFKLNISKMVIGMTVVSFATSAPELLVSLQAALDGSPAIAINNVIGSNIANIGLVLGVTALIGPIAVSKDFYRLNWPVMMLFSLAIFYFLQNDNQLTNTEGITLFLGLIVFLIVLIKSAKEDDADSDEVDDKLANTGYGKIAIWLLIGAAALYFGSDLLVTGAKDLAERVGVSEGVISITMIAIGTSVPELAASVIAAVKGEKAISLGNLIGSNIFNIASVLGLTSMIKTIPVTEPQILTRDIYWMLAFAFVILPLVFIPERFKLTRLKGAVLFLGYCVFIYLAFL; encoded by the coding sequence ATGAGTATTGTATATGTTCTTATTGGTTTGGTGCTGTTAGTTTTTGGAGGTGACTTTCTAGTGAAAGCCTCAGTTGGACTTTCTTTTAAATTGAACATATCAAAAATGGTTATAGGTATGACAGTAGTATCTTTTGCTACTTCAGCTCCTGAGTTATTGGTTAGTTTACAAGCGGCTTTAGATGGTTCTCCAGCTATTGCTATTAATAATGTAATTGGGTCTAATATTGCTAATATTGGTTTGGTTTTGGGAGTTACGGCTTTAATAGGTCCTATAGCTGTAAGTAAAGATTTTTATAGGTTAAATTGGCCTGTAATGATGCTTTTTTCATTAGCCATCTTTTACTTTCTTCAAAATGATAATCAGTTAACAAATACAGAAGGAATAACTTTATTCTTAGGTTTGATTGTGTTTTTAATAGTTCTAATAAAGTCAGCAAAAGAAGATGATGCAGATTCAGATGAAGTAGATGATAAGTTAGCTAATACTGGTTATGGTAAAATAGCGATCTGGTTACTAATTGGAGCTGCTGCATTATATTTTGGTTCTGATTTGTTAGTTACTGGTGCAAAAGATTTAGCTGAACGTGTCGGAGTTAGCGAAGGTGTGATTTCTATTACAATGATAGCAATAGGGACTAGTGTGCCTGAGTTAGCTGCTTCTGTAATCGCTGCTGTTAAAGGAGAAAAGGCTATATCTTTAGGGAATTTAATAGGGTCAAATATTTTTAATATTGCTTCTGTTTTAGGTTTAACATCTATGATTAAAACTATTCCTGTTACAGAACCACAAATTTTAACAAGAGATATTTATTGGATGCTAGCATTTGCTTTTGTGATTTTACCTTTAGTGTTTATTCCTGAAAGATTTAAGTTAACTAGATTAAAAGGAGCAGTACTGTTTTTAGGATATTGTGTTTTTATTTATTTAGCTTTCTTATAA
- a CDS encoding Lrp/AsnC family transcriptional regulator translates to MVDEIDLSILKEIQINSRISFADIGRKINLSPSAVRERVQKLEDNEVIKKYSADIDYAKIGYGIEAFIILKLYSGKLKIFMNESQQFSEIKKAYRITGSQNIHMKVALKNQLHLQEFIDKLIDYGDTTTHLILSEITKN, encoded by the coding sequence ATGGTTGATGAAATAGATCTTTCCATTCTGAAAGAAATACAAATAAACTCTAGAATATCATTTGCCGATATAGGTAGAAAAATAAATTTATCTCCTTCTGCTGTTCGGGAAAGAGTTCAAAAGCTTGAAGACAATGAAGTGATTAAAAAATATTCAGCAGATATTGATTATGCGAAAATTGGTTACGGAATAGAAGCTTTTATTATACTGAAATTATACAGTGGAAAACTGAAGATCTTCATGAATGAATCTCAGCAATTTTCTGAAATCAAGAAAGCGTATAGAATTACAGGCTCACAAAATATACACATGAAAGTAGCTTTAAAAAATCAGTTACATCTACAAGAATTTATAGATAAGTTAATTGATTATGGAGATACAACAACTCATTTAATTTTATCTGAAATCACAAAAAATTAA
- the prfA gene encoding peptide chain release factor 1, translating into MLDKLQIVKQRFDEVSDLIIQPDIISDQKRYVQLNKEYKDLGKVVKKADEYQTLLNNIDEAKEIIADGSDAEMVEMAKMEMDEAKNRIPALEEEIKFLLIPKDPEDGKNAVVELRAGTGGDEASIFAGDLFRMYSKYCEGKGWKVSIVDYSEGTNGGFKEIQFEVSGEDVYGTLKFEAGVHRVQRVPQTETQGRVHTSAATCMVFPEAEEFDVEINPKDVRIDFFCSSGPGGQSVNTTYSAVRLTHIPTGLVAQCQDQKSQHKNKEKAFKVLRSRLYDLELAKKQAEDAAKRGSMVTSGDRSAKIRTYNYPQGRVTDHRIGLTLYDLQNIVNGDIQKIIDELMLAENTSKLKELGETI; encoded by the coding sequence ATGCTAGATAAATTACAGATTGTTAAACAACGTTTCGATGAGGTATCAGATTTAATCATTCAACCGGATATTATTTCTGATCAAAAACGTTATGTTCAGTTAAATAAGGAATATAAAGATTTAGGTAAAGTTGTAAAAAAAGCGGACGAATATCAAACGCTTTTAAACAATATAGATGAGGCTAAAGAAATCATTGCAGACGGAAGTGATGCCGAAATGGTCGAAATGGCTAAAATGGAGATGGATGAAGCTAAAAATAGAATTCCTGCTTTAGAAGAAGAGATCAAATTTTTATTAATTCCTAAAGACCCTGAAGATGGTAAAAATGCTGTAGTTGAATTACGTGCAGGAACAGGAGGAGATGAAGCTAGTATTTTCGCTGGAGACTTATTTAGAATGTATTCTAAGTATTGTGAAGGTAAAGGTTGGAAAGTTTCTATTGTAGATTATAGTGAAGGAACAAATGGTGGATTTAAGGAAATTCAGTTTGAAGTTTCAGGTGAAGATGTCTACGGAACTTTAAAGTTCGAAGCTGGAGTTCATCGTGTACAACGTGTACCTCAAACAGAAACTCAAGGTAGAGTTCATACTTCTGCTGCAACTTGTATGGTTTTTCCTGAAGCTGAAGAGTTTGATGTTGAAATTAATCCAAAAGATGTTCGTATCGATTTCTTCTGTTCATCTGGACCAGGAGGTCAGTCTGTAAATACAACGTATTCAGCAGTTCGTTTAACGCATATTCCAACAGGTTTGGTTGCACAATGTCAGGATCAGAAATCTCAGCATAAAAACAAAGAAAAAGCATTTAAAGTATTACGTTCTCGTTTATATGATTTAGAGTTGGCTAAAAAACAAGCTGAAGATGCAGCAAAAAGAGGTTCTATGGTAACTTCTGGTGATCGTTCGGCTAAGATTAGAACATATAATTATCCACAAGGTCGTGTTACAGATCATAGAATCGGATTAACACTTTACGATTTACAAAATATTGTAAATGGAGATATTCAAAAAATTATAGACGAGCTTATGCTTGCTGAAAATACTTCTAAATTAAAAGAGTTAGGAGAAACAATTTAA
- a CDS encoding GNAT family N-acetyltransferase, producing the protein MKILPFTEEHWKQVTKIYEEGIQTGNATFRTQVPDWETWNSNCHKHSRFVFISKEEVLGWYALTPVSARFEYRGVAEVSVYIKPSVIGKGIGSLLMNNLIQSSEVNGIWTLYSSMFPENIGSVRLHEKFGFRKVGFRERIAEQNGVWRDTVIYERRSK; encoded by the coding sequence TTGAAGATCCTACCTTTTACAGAAGAGCATTGGAAACAAGTCACTAAAATTTACGAAGAGGGAATTCAAACAGGAAATGCTACTTTTCGAACTCAGGTTCCAGATTGGGAAACGTGGAATTCTAATTGTCACAAACATAGTCGGTTTGTGTTCATTAGTAAAGAAGAAGTTTTAGGTTGGTATGCGTTGACTCCAGTTTCTGCCAGATTTGAATACAGAGGTGTGGCCGAGGTAAGTGTTTACATTAAACCATCTGTAATAGGGAAAGGTATTGGTTCCTTATTAATGAATAATTTGATCCAATCTTCTGAGGTAAACGGAATTTGGACTTTATATTCAAGTATGTTTCCTGAAAACATAGGAAGTGTTCGTCTTCACGAGAAATTTGGATTTAGAAAAGTTGGTTTTAGAGAAAGAATTGCTGAGCAGAATGGAGTTTGGAGGGATACAGTAATATATGAACGAAGAAGTAAATAA
- a CDS encoding glutamine synthetase III family protein: protein MATIRFNALQETLNRVPVLVEEKERRSQLYAKYVFNEKAMLQYMTAEAYRSVRDAVEFGHKIDRKIADQIAVSMKDWALSKGATHYTHWFQPLTGSTAEKHDAFFETIEGGNAMELFDGGKLVQQEPDASSFPHGGIRNTFEARGYTAWDPTSPAFIYDTTLCIPTVFVAYTGEALDNKTPLLRALQAVDDAATAVCKYFDKNVTKVSATLGWEQEYFLIDKALAASRPDIMMTGRTLLGHASAKGQQLDDHYFGSIPTRILNFMRDLEQECMLLGIPVKTRHNEVAPNQFEVAPIFEEANLAVDHNSLLMDLMKKVSQKHNFKVLFHEKPFKGINGSGKHNNWSLSTNTGVNLLSPGKTPMKNLQFLTFFVNTIKAVYEYEELIRASIASAGNDHRLGANEAPPAIISVFIGSQLSQVLDELENVTKGKLSPKEKTDLKLNIIGKIPEILLDNTDRNRTSPFAFTGNKFELRAVGSWSNCAGPMTVLNTIIAKQLKDFKVEVDKLVDGKGLKKDEAVFNVLREYIKASKDIRFEGDGYGDSWEKEAKKRGLSNHRTTPEALKAKISDKNIAVFEEMKVMNRVELEARHEIELEEYAKRIQIESRVLGDISRNHVIPTVIQYQNTLIENVKGLKEIFGNDYQKYASEQIDLIKRISNHIVEINSMIEDMTDQRKKANKLSGQKNAEAYCNKVKPYLEDIRYHVDKLELLVDDNLWPLTKYRELLFTK, encoded by the coding sequence ATGGCTACAATTAGATTTAATGCATTGCAGGAAACTCTTAACAGAGTACCGGTGTTAGTGGAAGAAAAAGAGCGTCGATCTCAGTTATATGCTAAATATGTATTTAATGAAAAAGCGATGCTTCAATATATGACAGCTGAAGCTTATAGAAGTGTAAGAGATGCTGTAGAGTTCGGACATAAGATAGACAGGAAGATTGCAGATCAAATTGCTGTAAGTATGAAAGATTGGGCTTTATCTAAAGGAGCTACACATTATACACATTGGTTTCAGCCATTAACAGGTTCTACAGCAGAAAAACATGATGCGTTTTTTGAAACCATTGAAGGAGGTAATGCCATGGAATTATTTGATGGAGGAAAATTAGTACAACAAGAACCTGATGCTTCTTCTTTTCCTCATGGAGGAATTCGAAACACTTTTGAAGCTCGTGGTTATACCGCTTGGGATCCTACTTCACCTGCTTTTATTTATGATACTACATTATGTATTCCAACAGTTTTTGTAGCGTATACAGGTGAAGCTTTAGATAATAAAACTCCATTATTAAGAGCGTTACAAGCCGTTGATGATGCTGCAACTGCAGTTTGCAAATATTTTGATAAAAATGTAACCAAAGTCTCAGCTACTCTAGGTTGGGAGCAAGAATATTTTTTAATTGATAAAGCTTTAGCCGCTTCTCGTCCTGATATTATGATGACAGGAAGAACTTTGTTAGGTCATGCTTCAGCAAAAGGGCAACAATTAGATGATCATTATTTTGGTTCAATTCCAACTCGTATTTTAAACTTTATGCGAGATTTAGAGCAAGAATGTATGTTACTTGGAATTCCTGTAAAAACAAGACATAATGAAGTTGCGCCGAATCAGTTTGAGGTTGCACCAATTTTTGAGGAAGCGAACTTAGCTGTTGATCATAATTCATTATTAATGGATTTGATGAAAAAGGTTTCTCAAAAGCATAATTTTAAAGTTTTGTTTCATGAAAAGCCTTTCAAAGGAATTAATGGATCTGGAAAACATAACAATTGGAGTTTAAGTACAAATACTGGAGTCAATTTATTGAGTCCTGGAAAAACTCCAATGAAAAACCTTCAATTTTTAACCTTTTTTGTAAATACAATTAAAGCGGTTTATGAATATGAAGAATTGATTCGAGCTTCTATAGCTAGCGCAGGAAACGATCATCGATTAGGTGCAAATGAAGCTCCGCCAGCAATTATATCTGTTTTTATTGGATCTCAACTTTCACAGGTTTTAGATGAATTAGAGAATGTAACCAAAGGAAAACTTTCACCAAAGGAAAAAACTGATCTAAAACTCAATATTATTGGTAAAATTCCAGAAATTTTATTGGATAATACAGATAGAAATAGAACATCGCCATTTGCGTTTACAGGGAATAAGTTTGAATTAAGAGCTGTTGGTTCTTGGTCGAATTGTGCTGGACCAATGACAGTTTTAAATACGATTATAGCGAAGCAGCTTAAAGATTTTAAAGTAGAAGTTGACAAGTTGGTCGACGGTAAAGGATTGAAAAAAGATGAAGCAGTATTTAATGTATTACGTGAATATATTAAAGCTTCAAAAGATATTCGATTCGAAGGTGATGGTTATGGTGATTCTTGGGAAAAGGAAGCAAAGAAAAGAGGATTGAGTAATCACAGAACCACACCAGAAGCTTTAAAAGCAAAGATTAGTGATAAAAATATTGCTGTTTTTGAAGAAATGAAAGTGATGAATCGTGTGGAGCTAGAAGCTCGTCATGAAATTGAGTTAGAAGAATACGCGAAACGAATTCAGATAGAGAGTAGGGTTTTAGGAGATATTTCTAGAAATCATGTAATTCCTACGGTAATTCAATATCAAAATACATTAATAGAAAATGTAAAAGGATTAAAAGAAATCTTTGGTAATGATTATCAAAAATATGCTTCGGAACAAATAGATTTAATTAAGAGAATATCGAATCATATTGTAGAGATTAATTCTATGATTGAAGATATGACTGATCAACGCAAAAAAGCAAATAAGTTATCTGGTCAAAAGAATGCAGAAGCGTATTGTAATAAGGTGAAGCCATATTTAGAAGATATTCGTTATCATGTAGATAAATTAGAATTATTAGTAGATGATAACTTATGGCCATTAACAAAATATAGAGAGTTATTATTTACTAAATAA
- a CDS encoding sulfite exporter TauE/SafE family protein produces MILAIFLGFFIQTVVGFAGALVALPILLIGMSLQDAIAYLALFYLYSSVILVSKEWKNIDRPVILKLVLATIIGVGIGIWVLQFGKPLILKKLLGAFILLYVAYTTFLIKNEGVKNPKLGFVFGLFGGFFSGLFSTGGPLYVMVVKNDVVDMKVFRATMIGVLGLITLTRVPILFVQDILTVNHVYDSLFVIPVFLLATFLGKKLYSKLNEKAMKNMVLSLLFISGIVLLIKS; encoded by the coding sequence TTGATATTAGCAATTTTTCTGGGTTTTTTTATACAAACAGTAGTTGGATTTGCTGGTGCTTTAGTTGCTTTACCAATTCTATTGATTGGTATGAGTTTGCAAGACGCAATAGCTTACTTGGCTTTATTTTATTTGTATTCAAGTGTCATCTTAGTTTCTAAGGAATGGAAAAATATAGATAGACCAGTAATTCTTAAATTAGTTTTAGCTACCATTATAGGAGTTGGAATTGGTATTTGGGTGTTGCAGTTTGGAAAACCTTTAATTCTGAAAAAACTCTTAGGTGCTTTTATTCTTTTGTATGTTGCTTACACCACTTTCTTAATCAAAAATGAAGGTGTTAAAAATCCCAAATTAGGCTTTGTGTTTGGGTTATTCGGAGGTTTTTTCTCTGGCTTATTTTCTACTGGCGGACCTTTATATGTTATGGTTGTGAAAAATGATGTTGTTGATATGAAGGTTTTTAGAGCTACAATGATTGGTGTTTTAGGTTTAATTACACTAACTAGAGTTCCTATATTATTTGTACAAGATATACTAACTGTAAATCATGTTTATGATTCATTGTTTGTTATTCCTGTCTTTTTATTAGCAACTTTTTTAGGGAAGAAACTTTATTCTAAACTTAATGAAAAGGCGATGAAAAATATGGTTTTAAGTCTGCTGTTTATTTCAGGAATAGTTTTATTGATAAAGAGCTAA
- a CDS encoding YceI family protein, which produces MRKIIILFVSLFSLLTGIEAQEKLTINTENSTIRWIGEYTFHFGGHDGYIQFKEGFFIKKGNKITGGEFVIDMNSMTNNDIKEQEGKDSLINHLKDPDFFDVPKYPIAKLEILTIEYFKNNKGKIHANMTIKEITKPITFNAEFNYDKKEMFARFKIDRRDWNVSYKSKFKNGAISDAIGFEVTINL; this is translated from the coding sequence ATGAGAAAAATTATTATTCTTTTTGTGTCATTATTTTCTTTGCTTACTGGTATTGAAGCTCAAGAAAAATTAACTATTAATACTGAAAACAGTACCATAAGATGGATTGGTGAGTATACTTTTCATTTCGGAGGGCATGATGGTTATATACAATTCAAAGAAGGTTTTTTTATAAAAAAAGGAAATAAAATTACTGGTGGTGAATTTGTAATAGATATGAATTCAATGACCAATAACGACATTAAAGAACAAGAAGGAAAAGACAGTTTAATTAATCATTTAAAGGATCCTGATTTTTTTGATGTCCCAAAATATCCTATAGCTAAATTAGAGATCTTAACTATTGAATATTTTAAAAATAACAAAGGAAAAATTCACGCAAACATGACTATTAAAGAGATTACAAAACCAATTACTTTTAATGCTGAATTTAACTATGATAAAAAAGAAATGTTTGCTCGCTTTAAAATTGACAGACGAGATTGGAATGTAAGTTACAAGAGCAAGTTTAAAAACGGAGCTATTTCGGATGCAATAGGATTCGAAGTCACTATAAACTTATAA